Part of the Sphingomonas morindae genome, GCCACTCCCACGCCACCGCATCCGGAATGGCGATGCCGGCCCGGCGCCCGGCGGCGAGCGCCTTGGCGACTTCCTGGTTCAGCCGCTGGATTCCGTTCTGATCGTCGGAATGGATCATCGCGCAGGCGCCGGCCTGCTGCAGAATCGCGAGATTTTCGGGGATGCCATCGTAGCTTTCCATCTTGAAGCCGTACCAATCGGCCCAGACGGCGGCGCAGACATTCTCGCGCTTGAGATAGTCGGCGATCTTATAGGCCTCCACCGCGTGGTGGAAGGCGCTGACATGATAGCCGAACTCGTGCGCCATATCGAGGACGTTGGCCATTTCGTCGGCACGGTAGCAGTGGTTCTGGACGAGGATCTCGCCCGCCAGCACGCCGGCCAGCGTGTCCATGCCGATGTCGCGCGCCGGGGGTTCGCCGCCGTCGCGCTCATATTTGTCCCATTTGCGCTTATACTCGACCGCCTTGGCCCAGGTCTGCCGGTCCACCGCGATATTGCCCATGCGCGTCGAGGGCTCGCGGCCCTTGGAGCCGTAGACGCGCTTCGGATTTTCGCCGCACGCCATCTTCAGCCCATAGGGCGCGCCCGGAAACTTCATCGCCTGGGCGGTGCGGGCATAGACATTCTTCACCACCACCGAGCGGCCGCCCATGAGATTGGCCGATCCCGGCAGGATCTGCAGCGTGGTGACGCCGCCATTCATCAGCGCGCGGCCGAAGCCGGGATCCTGCGGCCAGACGCTGTGCTCCGCCCACACATCGGGCGTGGTCGGCGCGGTCGCCTCGTTGCCGTCGGACAGCGCGGCGATGCCGGGCGAAGGATAGTCGCCGAGATGGCTGTGGATATCGACGATGCCGGGGGTGAGATATTTGCCCGTGCCGTCGATCCGGGTGACGCCCGCCGGCGCCTCGACGTGCGGCCCGACCGCCACGATCTTGCCGTCCGCGAACAGCGCCTCGCCGCTGTCGATCCGGCCCCCCTCGCCGTCGAAGATGGTCACGTTCGTCACCAGCGTCGGCACGCCCGGATAGGGCCGATAGGTGGACGGATACGGATCATGGGCATAGCCCTTGCCCGGCCCCGGCCCCTTGGCGGGCGCGGCGGCGGCGCTTTTCGCCGGGCCCGCGCCACTTGGGCCGGTCGCGCAGGCGGCCAGCGCCAGCGCGCCCGCGCACGCAAACAAATGTGTCGCTCGCATAGTCACCCCTTGTCCCCCGAACCGCGTTGGTAAGCGTGCTTCGGGGCCTCGCGCAAGCGATGGCTTGAGCCCGCCATGCTGCACCCGCTAAGAGGAGCGATCCAAACGGGAGACGCGACCGTGCGCCTTGTGCCTACCACCCCCTTTACCGATCAGAAGCCCGGCACCTCCGGCCTCCGCAAAAAGGTCGGCGTGTTCCAACAGCCTCATTATGCGGAAAACTTCATCCAGTCGGTGTTCGATGTGGTGGCCGCTCCGGCGGGTGCGACACTGGTGATCGGTGGGGACGGCCGCTATCACAACCGCACCGTGATCCAGACCGCGATCCGCATGGCCGCCGCGAACGGCTTTGGCCGCGTGCTGGTCGGGCGGGGCGGCATCCTCTCCACCCCGGCCGCCTCCAATCTGATCCGCGCCCGCGGCGCCTTTGGCGGGCTGATCCTGTCGGCCAGCCATAATCCCGGCGGCCCGCACGGCGATTTCGGCATCAAATACAATGTCTCGAACGGCGGCCCCGCGCCCGAGAAGATCACCGACGCGATCTTCGCGCGCACCAAGGCGATCACCGAATATCGCCTGGCCGAAAGCCCCGATCTCGATCTGGACGGGCGCGGCAGCCTCGAGGTGGAGGGAATGACGGTCGAGATCGTCGATCCGGTCGAGGATTATGCGGCCGCGATGGAGCAGCTTTTCGATTTCGGGGCGATCCGCGCGCTGATCGCGTCGGGCTTCCGCCTCCGTTTCGATGCGATGCACGCGGTGACCGGTCCCTATGCCCACGAGATCCTTGAGAACCGCCTCGGCGCGCCCAAGGGGACGGTGGTGCATGGCACGCCCTCCGAGGATTTTGGCGGCCACCATCCCGATCCCAACCTCGTCCATGCGCGCGCGCTGTATGAGGAGATGATGGCGCCTGACGCGCCCGATTTCGGCGCCGCCTCGGATGGCGACGGCGATCGCAACCTCATCATCGGCAAGGGGCTGTTCGTCACCCCCTCCGATTCGCTCGCGGCGCTGGCGGCGAACGCGCATCTGGCGCCCGGCTATGCCGCCGGGCTCAAGGGCATCGCCCGCTCCATGCCCACCAGCCAGGCCGCCGATTGTGTCGCCGAGGCGCTGGGCATCGGCTGCTACGAGACGCCGACCGGCTGGAAATTCTTCGGCAATCTGCTCGATGCCGGCATGGCGACGATCTGCGGCGAGGAAAGCGCCGGCACCGGCTCCGATCATGTGCGCGAGAAGGACGGGCTCTGGGCCGTGCTGCTCTGGCTCAACATCCTCGCCGTCCGCAAAATCCCGGTGGCCGAGCTGATGCGGGATCATTGGGCCCGGTACGGCCGCAATTATTATGCGCGCCACGATTATGAGGGCGTCGCCAGCGAGGGCGCCGAGGCGCTGATGGCCGGGCTGCGCGGCAAGCTGGAGGGGCTGCCCGGCAGCCATGTCGAGGGGCTGGTCGTCGCCGCGGCGGACGATTTCGCCTATACCGATCCCACCGACCAGAGCATCAGCCGCAACCAGGGCGTGCGCATCCTGTTCGAGGGCGGCTCGCGGATCGTCTTCCGCCTGTCGGGCACCGGCACCGAGGGCGCGACGCTGCGCGTCTATCTGGAACGCTATGAGCCGGCCGATGGCGCGCTCGATCTCGTCACCGGCGAGGCGCTCGCGCCGCTCGTCGCCGCAGCCGAGGCGATCGCCGGCATCAGCGGCCATACCGGCCGCAACGAGCCCGACGTCATCACCTGAAGCCAATTCCGCCGGCGCGCGCGCCCGCGCAGCGCCGGCGGATCTTTCGTGGAGCGCTGCATGACCAAACCCCCGCTCGGCCGCGATACGCGGCTGTGCATGTCGCTGTCCGGCCGGCCGAGCAATTTCGGCACGCGGCTGCACAACCGCCTCTACGAGCTGACAGGGCTCGATTATGTCTATAAGGCCTTCACCACCCGCGATCTCGCGGCGGCGATCGGCGGCATCCGCGCGCTCGGCATCCGTGGCTGCGCCATCTCCATGCCGTTCAAGGAAGCGGTGATCCCGATGCTGGACGCGCTGGAGCCCTCCGCGCGCGCCATCGACAGCGTCAACACCATCGTCAACGACGATGGGCACCTCACGGGCCACAACACCGATTATAGCGCGGTGGCGGCGCTGATCGGCGATGTCGATCCGGCCACGCCCTTCCTGCTGCGCGGTTCGGGCGGCATGGCCAAGGCGGTGGCCGCCGCGCTGCGCGATGCGGGCTTCCGCCATGGCACGATCGTCGCCCGCACCGAGGCGAGGGGCGCGCCGCTCGCCGCGCAGTATGGCTTTGTCTGGCGTCCGACGCTGGAAGCCGAAGGCGCGCCGCTGCTCATCAACGTCACGCCGCTCGGCATGGAAGGGCCCGAGGCCGAGACGCTCGCCTTTCCCGAGCCGATGATCGCGGCGGCGCAGATCGTGTTCGACGTGGTGACGCTGCCGGTGGAAACGCCGCTGCTGCGCGCCGCCGAGCGGCTGGGCAAGCGGCGTATCCTCGGCGCCGATGTGATGGTGCTCCAGGCGATCGAGCAGTTTCGCCTCTATACGGGCGTGACCCCCACCGCCGCGCAGGTGGCCGAGGCGGCGGCCTTCGCCCGCGCCGCCTGACCGGTGCGACCCGTCCGCCGCGCTCAGCCGCGCGGGCGGGTCGTTACCTTCTCGATATGCTTGGCGTTGATCGCGGCGGGGATGATGCGATCGACATAGATGCCCGGCGTATGGATGGCGTCGGGATCCAGCGTGCCGGTCTCGACGATCTCCTCGGCCTCGACCACCGTCACCTTCGCCGCCGTCGCCATCATCGGGTTGAAGTTGCGCGCCGTCTTGCGGAAGACGAGATTGCCCGCGCGATCCGCCTTCCAGGCCTTCACCAGCGCGAGATCGGCGCGCAGCCAGCGCTCGCGCACGTAGAGTTCGCCGTCAAATTCCTCCACCGGCTTGCCGTCCGCCACCACCGTACCGACGCCGGTCTTGGTGTAGAAGGCCGGAATGCCCGCCCCGCCGGCGCGGATGCGCTCCGCCAGCGTGCCCTGGGGGTTCAGCTCCAGCTCCAGCTCGCCCGAGAGATATTGCTGCTCGAACAGCTTGTTCTCGCCGACATAGGAGGAGATCATCTTGGTCACCTGCCGGCTTTCCAGCAGCATCCATAGGCCCAGCCCATCGGCGCCGGCATTGTTGGAGATGATTGTCAGCCGCGACACGCCCCGGCGCCGCACCTCGGGGATCAGCGTTTCGGGATTGCCGGACAGGCCAAAGCCGCCCGACATGATCGTCATGCCGTCGAACAGCACGCCCTCCAGCGCCGCCGCCGCGTCCGCAAACACCTTGTCCATCGCCGATCTCCGCCCACAGTTTAGGCGCCGATGCCTGTTGGGCCGGCGCGATTCAAGCCGGCGCGAACGCCGCCGCGAGCAGCGCCGCCAGCTTCAGCCCGCCGGCGACATCGGCTTCGCCGAAGCGCGCCACGCGCGGGCTGTCGAGATCGATCACGCCGAGCACCCGCCCGTCCGCCGTCACGATCGGCACCACCAGCTCGGAGGCGGAGGCCACGTCGCAGGCGATATGGCCGGGAAAGGCGTGGACATCGTCGACGCGCTGCACCGCGCCCGTGGCGGCGGCGGTGCCGCACACCCCCTTGCCCAGCGGGATGCGGATGCAGGCGGCGCGGCCCTGGAAGGGGCCGAGCACCAATTCGCCTTCCACCATGCGGTAGAAGCCGGCCCAGTTGAGATCGGGCAGCATCTCCCACAGCAGCGCCGCGACATTGGCCATGTTGGCGATGGCGTCGGGCTCGCCCTCCGTCACGGCGCGGGCGGCGGAGAGGAGATCGTCCCACTGGATGGCGGGATCGGTGGAAGCGGCGGGCTCGAAATCGTACATGGCGCCGCTCTAGGCGGTGGCGGCGATGGCGTCCATCGCCTCAGTCCAGCCGGGGCTTGCCGCGCCCGGCCTTGATCGCGCTGCGGCTGCCCTTGGCGTCCAGGCGGCGCGTCTTGCTGGCCTTGGTCGGCTTGGTGGCGCGGCGCGGCGTGGGCCGCTTGCACGCCTCGCGGATCAGCGCCACCAGCCGCGCCAGCGCCGCCTCGCGGTTGCGCGGCTGATCCCGATATTCGTCGGCGCGCAGCACGATCACGCCCTCGCCCGTCAGCCGCGATCCGGCGAGCCGCTGGAGCCGGATCGACACGGCATCGGGCAGCGAGGGCGAATGGCGCGCATCGAAGCGCAGCTCCACCGCCGAGGAGACCTTGTTCACATTCTGGCCGCCCGGCCCCGAGGCGCGGATGAACTTCTCCTCGATTTCGTCGCTGTCGATCGCGACGCTGGCGGTGATCGGGATGCGGGCCATGGCTCAGTCCTGGGGCAGCAGCGCGTGCCAGGGCGCGAAGCGCGCCGGCAGCGGCGCCTCGCCGCGCACCGGCGGCTTGGGCGGCCGCGGCACCTCCAGGCGCCACGCATGGAGCATCAGCCCGCCACCGGCAACGCCATAGAGCGGATCGCCGACGATCGGCAGGCCGAGCCCGTCGGCGGCATGGACGCGCAGCTGGTGGGTACGGCCGGTCTCGGGGCGGAATTCCACCAGCGCCCGCCCCTCCGCCGCGCCGAGCAGCCGCCAGGCCGTGACCGCCGGCTTGCCCTGCGGATCGACGACCATCCGCCAGCCCTCCGCCGCCGTGGAGCGCTTGCCCAGCGGCAGGGCGATGCGGCCCTCCGCCTCGGCCGGAACCCCGTCGAGCACGGCGAGATAGGTCTTGCGCGCCTGGCGCTCGGCAAAGGCGGCGGCGAAGCGCTGGTGCGCCTTCGGGTTGCGCGCGAGCAGCAGGCATCCGGAGGTATCCGTATCCAGCCTATGCACAGGTTGCGGAGGGCGGCGGAAACCGAACGATAAGGATTGGACCTTAGTCGTGACGCTGTCGCCGCCGCGTCGCGGCTGATCGACCGGCAGGCCCGCCGGCTTGTCGATCAGCAATGCCTCGCCGTCGAGGAAAAGGATATGTTCCGGGCCCATGGCCCGCCTGTGCCATGGCCGCCACGGTCCTGCAAATTCAACCGATCCGGAAGCATCTTCGCTTTACCCGGAGTTAACCTTTATAGCGCATTGCTGTAATGGTTAACGGCGATGATGTCGCGCAACTGCCGCGATGTCGACCATGGGGTAACAGACGATGCGCGTTCTGCTGATCGAGGACGAGCCGACCACCGCCAAGGCGATTGAGCTGATGCTCGGTGCGGAGGGGTTCAACGTCTATACGACCGATCTTGGCGAGGAGGGTTTGGACCTCGGCAAGCTCTACGACTATGACATCATCTGCCTGGACCTCAACCTGCCGGACATGCACGGCTATGACGTGCTGAAGAAGCTCCGCGTCGCCAAGGTGCAGACGCCGGTGCTGATCCTCTCCGGCGTATCGGAGATGGATTCCAAGGTGCGCGCGCTGGGCTTCGGCGCCGACGATTATGTCACCAAGCCCTTCCATCGCGAGGAGCTGATCGCCCGCATCCATGCGATCGTGCGGCGCTCCAAGGGCCATTCGCAATCGGTGATCCGCACCGGCAAGCTGCAGGTCAATCTCGACGCCAAGACGGTGGAGGTGGATAGCGCGCGCGTGCACCTCACCGGCAAGGAATATGCGATGCTGGAGCTGCTCTCGCTGCGCAAGGGCACCACGCTGACCAAGGAGATGTTCCTCAACCATCTCTATGGCGGCATGGACGAGCCCGAGCTGAAGATCATCGACGTCTTCATCTGCAAGCTGCGCAAGAAGCTGAGCCTCGCCTGCGACGGCGAGAATTACATCGAGACGGTGTGGGGCCGCGGCTATGTGCTGCGCGATCCCAACGACGCGACGACCGCCGCCGTCGCCTGATCTTGGGCCGTGGGGGCCGAACCGGGCCGCGTCGCCTCGCCGGCGGCGCGGCCCTTCTTGTATCAGCCGCGCGCCAGCGCCTCGGCCGCCTTCAGCACCGCCTCGGCATGGCCGGGCACCTTCACCTTGCGCCAGATCTGCGCGATCCGGCCCTCGCCGTCGATCAGGAAGGTGGCCCGCTCGATGCCCATATAGGTCTTGCCGTAGAGGCTTTTCTGAACCCACACGCCAAAGGCCTCGCACGCCGCACCGGCCTCGTCGCTGGCCAGCGGCACCGTCAGCTGGTGCTTGGCGGCGAACTTGGCGTGCGTGTCGGGCGTATCGCGCGAGACACCGAGCAGCCCCACCCCGGCCATGTCGAACGCGGCCTTGCGCGCGGAGAAATCCTGCGCCTCGCGCGTGCAGCCCGAGGTATCGTCCTTGGGGTAGAAATAGAGCACCAGCGGCGCGCCGCGCAGCTGCGCCAGCGTCAGCCGGCCGCCATCCGGTGTCGTCAGCTCGATCTCCGGCGCCGGATCGCCGGGCTTCAGCTCTTGGGTCATGCGCGCTCTCCCGCTGGCGCGGCGATGCCTTGCCACGCCGCCTCCACCCTCTGCCGCGCCGCGTCGAGCGCCGCAAGCAGCGCCGGCCAATCCGCCATGCCACAGGCGCGCGCCAGCGCGGCGCGGGCGGGCGGCGCGGGCGCCTCGGCGCTCGGCGCGATCAGCCGCAGCGCCACCAGCATGCGGCTGAGCAGCGCATAGGCCTCGTCCAGCCCCGGCGGCAGCCACGCGCCCAGCGCCGCGATCGCCTGCGCCAGGCCAGGGTCGAAGCCGGCGCGGTGCGTGAGCTGTGTGACATGGATGGCGAATTCGAGATCCACCAGCCCGCCCGGCCCCAGCTTCACGTCGAGCGGACCGGTCGCGGGCTTGTGGCGCGCCATGTCGCCCCGCATCTGCACGGCATCGGCCCGCAATTGCGCCGGATCGCGCGGGCGCTGGAGCGTCTCGGCGATCGCCGCCGCCAATGCCGCGCGCGCCGCCGCGCTGCCGAAGATGGGCCGCGCCCGGGTCAGCGCCATATGCTCCCACGTCCAGGCGCTTTCCGCCTGGTAGCGGCGGAAGCTTTCGATCGAGAGCGCGAGCAGCCCCTTGGCGCCCGAGGGTCGCAGCCGCGTATCCACCTCGTACAACGGGCCCGCCGCCGTCGGCACCGATAAAGCGGCGCTCACGCGCTGCGCGAGCCGGTTGAAATAGTGGGTCGCGCCGAGCGGCTTGGCGCCGTCCGACTCGGCCATGAAATCGCCCGCGAAGAGATAGACGAGATCGAGATCGGAGGCGTGGGTGAGGATGCCGCCGCCCAGCCTGCCCAGCGCCAGGATCACCAGCTCGCCGCCCGGCACGCGGCCATGGACGCGCTCGAACTCGGTCACCGTGGCGGCGGCGAGCGCCTGCACCGCGCCTTCCGCCACGCGCGCATAGCCGGCGCCGACCTCAAGCGGATCGCGCGCCGCCGACACGATCTGCACGCCGAGCGCGAAGCGCAGCTCGCCCACCAGCCGGCGCACGCGATCGAGCTGGCCCTGATAATCCTCGCCGGGCTGCGGCGCGAATCGCGCGGCGAGCGTGGCGGTGTCGGGCGGGAGCGCGAGCGCGCTGGCGTCGATCAGCCCGTCGATCAGCTGCGGCGCGCGGCCGAGCATATCCGCTAGAGTCGGCGCGAGGCTCAGCGTCTGGCCGAGCAGGCGCGCCAGCGGCGGCTGCGCGGCCAGCAGGCGGAACAGGTTGATCGCGCTCGGCAGCGCCCGCACGACATCGTCGAAGCGGTTGAGCGCCGCCAGAGGCGCGGGCGCCTCGCCCAGCGCGGCGATCAGCCCCGGCAGCACCGCTTCCAGCGCTTCCTGCGCCGAGGCCGAGCGCAGCGCGCGCGCCTGGCCGCCGCGCCAGCCGAGAATGCGATCGGCGGCATCGGCCGCGGGATCGAAGCCCGCCTCGGCCAGCGCCGCCTCCAGCGCATCGCGATCATGCGGCAGACCGTGCGCCTCCTCGCCATCGAGCGCGTCATAGATGCGGCAGACGGTGGCGACAGGCGGCGCCAGCCGCGCCAGCAGCGCCGCGCCGTCCGCCAGACCATCCAGCCGCGCCACCCCGTCCAGCGCCGCCGCATCCTCGGGCAGGCGATGCGTCTGCTGATCCTCGATCATCTGGAGGCGATGCTCGATCCGGCGATAGAGCGGATAGGCGGCGGCGAGCGCGTCCGCCTCGTCCGGATCGACGCGCCCCGCCGCCTTCAGCGCCGCCAGCGCGGGCAGCGTGGCGGGCGCGCGCAGCGCCGGATCGCGGCCGCCATGGATCAGCTGGTGGATCTGCACGAAGAATTCGATCTCGCGAATGCCGCCCCGGCCGCGTTTCAGATCATAGCCGGGGCCGAAACGCTGGCCGCGCTGGTGGTGGCTGCGGATGCGGCGCGAGATGCCGCGGATTTCGGATATCGTGCCGAAATCGAGCGCCCGCCGCCAGATGAAGGGGCGGATCGCATCGAGGAAATGCGCGCCCAGCGCCATGTCCCCGGCCGCGGCGCGGGCGCGGATGAAGGCGGCGCGCTCCCACGGCAGGGCGGCGCTTTCATAATAGCCGATCGCGGCGTTGATCGGCACCGCCGGGGGCGTCGCCTCGGGCGAGGGCCGCAGCCGCAGATCGACGCGGAACACGATCCCGTCCGCATCGGGCGCCTGCAAGATCTGCACCACGCGCCGCGTCAGCCGCGCCGCCGCGTCCACCGGATCGTCCTGCGCGCGGCGCGGCAGCGTCGCCGGATCGAACAGGAAGATGGGATCGATATCGGAGGAATAATTCAGCTCGCGGCTGCCATGTTTGCCCAGCGCCAGCGCCACCAGACCGGTGACCGGCGCGCCCGGAACGCGCTCCTCGATCGCCGCCGCGATCGCCTGGGCGAGCGCGCGATCCGCGAAATCGGACAGGAGGCCCGTCACGCCGTCCAGATCGAGCAGGCCGGCA contains:
- a CDS encoding amidohydrolase, with amino-acid sequence MRATHLFACAGALALAACATGPSGAGPAKSAAAAPAKGPGPGKGYAHDPYPSTYRPYPGVPTLVTNVTIFDGEGGRIDSGEALFADGKIVAVGPHVEAPAGVTRIDGTGKYLTPGIVDIHSHLGDYPSPGIAALSDGNEATAPTTPDVWAEHSVWPQDPGFGRALMNGGVTTLQILPGSANLMGGRSVVVKNVYARTAQAMKFPGAPYGLKMACGENPKRVYGSKGREPSTRMGNIAVDRQTWAKAVEYKRKWDKYERDGGEPPARDIGMDTLAGVLAGEILVQNHCYRADEMANVLDMAHEFGYHVSAFHHAVEAYKIADYLKRENVCAAVWADWYGFKMESYDGIPENLAILQQAGACAMIHSDDQNGIQRLNQEVAKALAAGRRAGIAIPDAVAWEWLSYNPARALGIADRTGSLKPGKMADLVLWNGHPFSVYTRPDKVWVDGALLYDSADPKRRPVSDFELGQPGAGDVK
- a CDS encoding alpha-D-glucose phosphate-specific phosphoglucomutase, which gives rise to MLHPLRGAIQTGDATVRLVPTTPFTDQKPGTSGLRKKVGVFQQPHYAENFIQSVFDVVAAPAGATLVIGGDGRYHNRTVIQTAIRMAAANGFGRVLVGRGGILSTPAASNLIRARGAFGGLILSASHNPGGPHGDFGIKYNVSNGGPAPEKITDAIFARTKAITEYRLAESPDLDLDGRGSLEVEGMTVEIVDPVEDYAAAMEQLFDFGAIRALIASGFRLRFDAMHAVTGPYAHEILENRLGAPKGTVVHGTPSEDFGGHHPDPNLVHARALYEEMMAPDAPDFGAASDGDGDRNLIIGKGLFVTPSDSLAALAANAHLAPGYAAGLKGIARSMPTSQAADCVAEALGIGCYETPTGWKFFGNLLDAGMATICGEESAGTGSDHVREKDGLWAVLLWLNILAVRKIPVAELMRDHWARYGRNYYARHDYEGVASEGAEALMAGLRGKLEGLPGSHVEGLVVAAADDFAYTDPTDQSISRNQGVRILFEGGSRIVFRLSGTGTEGATLRVYLERYEPADGALDLVTGEALAPLVAAAEAIAGISGHTGRNEPDVIT
- a CDS encoding shikimate 5-dehydrogenase, with the translated sequence MTKPPLGRDTRLCMSLSGRPSNFGTRLHNRLYELTGLDYVYKAFTTRDLAAAIGGIRALGIRGCAISMPFKEAVIPMLDALEPSARAIDSVNTIVNDDGHLTGHNTDYSAVAALIGDVDPATPFLLRGSGGMAKAVAAALRDAGFRHGTIVARTEARGAPLAAQYGFVWRPTLEAEGAPLLINVTPLGMEGPEAETLAFPEPMIAAAQIVFDVVTLPVETPLLRAAERLGKRRILGADVMVLQAIEQFRLYTGVTPTAAQVAEAAAFARAA
- a CDS encoding CoA transferase subunit A — its product is MDKVFADAAAALEGVLFDGMTIMSGGFGLSGNPETLIPEVRRRGVSRLTIISNNAGADGLGLWMLLESRQVTKMISSYVGENKLFEQQYLSGELELELNPQGTLAERIRAGGAGIPAFYTKTGVGTVVADGKPVEEFDGELYVRERWLRADLALVKAWKADRAGNLVFRKTARNFNPMMATAAKVTVVEAEEIVETGTLDPDAIHTPGIYVDRIIPAAINAKHIEKVTTRPRG
- a CDS encoding GAF domain-containing protein, whose translation is MYDFEPAASTDPAIQWDDLLSAARAVTEGEPDAIANMANVAALLWEMLPDLNWAGFYRMVEGELVLGPFQGRAACIRIPLGKGVCGTAAATGAVQRVDDVHAFPGHIACDVASASELVVPIVTADGRVLGVIDLDSPRVARFGEADVAGGLKLAALLAAAFAPA
- the arfB gene encoding alternative ribosome rescue aminoacyl-tRNA hydrolase ArfB translates to MARIPITASVAIDSDEIEEKFIRASGPGGQNVNKVSSAVELRFDARHSPSLPDAVSIRLQRLAGSRLTGEGVIVLRADEYRDQPRNREAALARLVALIREACKRPTPRRATKPTKASKTRRLDAKGSRSAIKAGRGKPRLD
- a CDS encoding RluA family pseudouridine synthase, giving the protein MGPEHILFLDGEALLIDKPAGLPVDQPRRGGDSVTTKVQSLSFGFRRPPQPVHRLDTDTSGCLLLARNPKAHQRFAAAFAERQARKTYLAVLDGVPAEAEGRIALPLGKRSTAAEGWRMVVDPQGKPAVTAWRLLGAAEGRALVEFRPETGRTHQLRVHAADGLGLPIVGDPLYGVAGGGLMLHAWRLEVPRPPKPPVRGEAPLPARFAPWHALLPQD
- the ctrA gene encoding response regulator transcription factor CtrA codes for the protein MRVLLIEDEPTTAKAIELMLGAEGFNVYTTDLGEEGLDLGKLYDYDIICLDLNLPDMHGYDVLKKLRVAKVQTPVLILSGVSEMDSKVRALGFGADDYVTKPFHREELIARIHAIVRRSKGHSQSVIRTGKLQVNLDAKTVEVDSARVHLTGKEYAMLELLSLRKGTTLTKEMFLNHLYGGMDEPELKIIDVFICKLRKKLSLACDGENYIETVWGRGYVLRDPNDATTAAVA
- a CDS encoding peroxiredoxin, whose translation is MTQELKPGDPAPEIELTTPDGGRLTLAQLRGAPLVLYFYPKDDTSGCTREAQDFSARKAAFDMAGVGLLGVSRDTPDTHAKFAAKHQLTVPLASDEAGAACEAFGVWVQKSLYGKTYMGIERATFLIDGEGRIAQIWRKVKVPGHAEAVLKAAEALARG
- a CDS encoding bifunctional [glutamine synthetase] adenylyltransferase/[glutamine synthetase]-adenylyl-L-tyrosine phosphorylase, yielding MTNSADAASLSAALARAEAEAPFLRRAMQREPELVDRLAAGDLAGALALTRAVAGETVAVRLRRERRRLALAVAIADLAGLLDLDGVTGLLSDFADRALAQAIAAAIEERVPGAPVTGLVALALGKHGSRELNYSSDIDPIFLFDPATLPRRAQDDPVDAAARLTRRVVQILQAPDADGIVFRVDLRLRPSPEATPPAVPINAAIGYYESAALPWERAAFIRARAAAGDMALGAHFLDAIRPFIWRRALDFGTISEIRGISRRIRSHHQRGQRFGPGYDLKRGRGGIREIEFFVQIHQLIHGGRDPALRAPATLPALAALKAAGRVDPDEADALAAAYPLYRRIEHRLQMIEDQQTHRLPEDAAALDGVARLDGLADGAALLARLAPPVATVCRIYDALDGEEAHGLPHDRDALEAALAEAGFDPAADAADRILGWRGGQARALRSASAQEALEAVLPGLIAALGEAPAPLAALNRFDDVVRALPSAINLFRLLAAQPPLARLLGQTLSLAPTLADMLGRAPQLIDGLIDASALALPPDTATLAARFAPQPGEDYQGQLDRVRRLVGELRFALGVQIVSAARDPLEVGAGYARVAEGAVQALAAATVTEFERVHGRVPGGELVILALGRLGGGILTHASDLDLVYLFAGDFMAESDGAKPLGATHYFNRLAQRVSAALSVPTAAGPLYEVDTRLRPSGAKGLLALSIESFRRYQAESAWTWEHMALTRARPIFGSAAARAALAAAIAETLQRPRDPAQLRADAVQMRGDMARHKPATGPLDVKLGPGGLVDLEFAIHVTQLTHRAGFDPGLAQAIAALGAWLPPGLDEAYALLSRMLVALRLIAPSAEAPAPPARAALARACGMADWPALLAALDAARQRVEAAWQGIAAPAGERA